AAGGATAAAACGATAGGTAGATATTCCGGCATcataatacaaaaaagaaaatatgtaataaaagtatTAAGTGTCTCAAGTGTAATGTTCTAGAACTCACAACCAATGTTACCATTTGTCGAATTTTGTATGTAAAcagtttttgtaatatatgtatttctcTTTTGTAACTTGTCttgaatgaaatattttactCCAGTTTCATTTAATGTACTCTTTTGTAActttgtgtttatatatatataattaaaaataaaaaattagtttgtactatttataattacaaataaaactcTTATCCCATTCAAGTGAACAGAATCACCTTTTTGTATTAACCATTCTTTTATAGTACTCCATAGTTCGACGACTTTATGATAGTCATAAAATAGATGCTAAAGTGTTTCTAGCTTGTGTGAGCAAGAATTACAAATAGAATCAATCAGTTTTATGTTATGTAACAAGGTAttagtataattatatgtaaatattgttgtttgatttttttcaaaGATCTAATTGGTAATTTGTGATACTTGTTTGAAGAAGTAAAAACAAATCCTtctgaatatttaatttgtgatgTTGGAATTATAGATTACTTAATTAGTACTTTTAGAAAGTTTTGCTTCCCGATTTGTCCTATAAGGGGAGCTTTGTTTGTGGAAAAATAGGATTTTTAGCAGTTACtttgaatattttgttatttggaTTCATTTTTCCTTTTCCTGTTTAGAAGATTTGACTGTCATTAAAACCccgttctcacttgaacgattttctaCGCGAATTCCGTGCGACCACCAAATCGTACAGGGCGTGCGGGAGTCGTACGGCAGTATGTTGATGATTCGCACACGTTGTAGGGGTGTCGTGTGTATTTCGGACATGTCGCATGCCGGTGcgacatttttcaaatgtttaaaattatcgtaTGGCTGTTTCTAGGTTCGCACAGTTCGCATTGGTAGCATAGAGGTTGCAAAGCAGTCGCACGGCAGTATGATAGGTCGCACGGGAGTCGTAAGTGAGTCTTAAGGGAGCCGAGATGTGCGACTCCCAGCGGATCCCCTGCGACTCCCGTGCGACATCCATCAGACTTCCGTGCAACTGTCGTGCAACCTGTGCAAATCTCATGCGAGCGTATGCGAGTCCGGTGCAGAAAGGCAGTCGCATGGCAGTTGCACAAGTGAGActgcgcgggggggggggggctaggtAATTCGTACGGGAATCGCACGGCTGTACAATCTTTTAGTCGCACCGCAGTTGTACGACAAATTGTTCAAGTGAGAACTGGgcttaataaagataaatattctttaaaaaattggtCTTATGTTATATTTTCCTTTAAAGATGTCGAAATTCATGTATCGTCCTTCGTCGTCTAATAAATCGCGAATGTATACTATGATCTTTTcaatatattgtttataaatatgtttttgtcaattaatataccaaatattaaaactgaatgttatcTTATTGTAGATGAGTTTATGTTGCCAACTATTCGATAGGTcttccaaaattattttttttagtttctttttgttttaattggaataaaataattcccgTATTTAAGTTATTAAGccttaaaaaagaagaagaaaaacagttATTAAGCCTGTTACAGACTGAAAGAGTTGGAGTTATATAAAAAGTCATCTTATCCGTGTCAATTTCAGAGctgttgtaaaatgtatgtcTAGGTTTTAATTCCACCAATCTCCCAAGATTtctcgttttattttatatggtttattttgccattaacatttttgaaaaacatgttatttatttgttttaacagtatcaACTATGGATTTGATAACGAAATtagtaaatgtgttatttttggaATAATTAGTTTTCACAACAATTCTGCCCATAACCGTACGTTTTCTCATTGacgattgtttttttttttatcatatttttcatttcaagtaGTTTTGGTTCTGTATTTTGCAGAATCAAATCTTGTAATTTAATTGAGAATTTTATACCTAACAAATGTAAGCGCCCCCTCCCTCCACACCCTCACCCTAATTCTAGTTTCCATTTTACTCAATGAAAAACCTCTTGAATTTCTTTTTACTTCCTATCCATGTAATTTGACATTtaaagcaatttatttttaagccaGAAACATCTGCATACATATCTAATATTCTTATTGCAAATAATACTTCATATCCACACATTATTGATTAACTTTTGTTAGGAGTATATAACACAGGACACCTGGGCATTCCATTACTGTGTTATGATTTGATATTGTACATTGAGTCCCGAGTTCTGTCAGCTGTTCTGTTCACGTGATCTGTACTCTATTCATTATTCATAATGGTTCTATCAACTTCCTTGTCACGCTGTTGATAATCGCCATATTTGTCTGTGTTTAAACAGTCCACATGTTCGGTCTGTAATAGCTCTTGGATTATAAATACCAATAGTTGTTGACTTTCCAGACCAGTGATTAGTACACGAACGAGAggatatcaactattagaccaaacgtacgttttgaccacaaacatcctagtaaagaacgttcaggtttgtttatcaacacaccgaaacacattccattgtttgcacgtgcatcacgcagttgccccgtagaCGTGCGCGggatgtcattctcgattttgacaatttcccggaaggttgattaatcactgtggaacattatttctgttaatctttttcattctgttgatcatacagttgttattgttttgtgtttagtaatttttattgtttgaatttgtgatgcGGCGTATGCAACGCGATGAGCGTCTACGGACTATTGGCATGCTGCAAACGGGCAGAAGTCAGCGTGAAGTGGCCAACACCTTCAATGTTTCAAAGCCAGTGCTTAGCAGATTATAGAACaggtaccaacaaacccaaaatgttgacgatCGACCCCGTTCAGGTCGACTCAGGGCAACGACAGGAGTATAGGATCGATTAATCCGTGACCAGGCCATAAGAAATCGAGCTCAAACGGCATATTAAATTGTTCCAAACCTTCATCAGGCTACTGGTGTCCGAGGTACGGGTCAGACGACAAGAAATCGTCTTCATGCAGCCTATCTTCATGCCCGACGACCCCGGGTTGTGCCTACCTTGACAAATCGTTATATTTCCCATATACGTAAATGGTGTAGGGAGCGTCAGAACTGGGGTATTCGTCGCTTGTCATATTTTCAGATGAGTCCTTATTCACTTTGGACTTCCTTGACAGGCGTGGTCGGGTCTAGCAACGACGAAATGAACGCCAACGTCACAATGCGATTTCATGGCAGATTTGGCGGTGGatcggttatggtgtggggtggtatcactatgactgacagaacccccctccatattgtgcaaggaagggtcactgggcagtactaccgggACAACATACTGACACCTTTTGTCGTCCCGTTTTCTAGGCGTGTGGGTctacgttttgtttttcaggacgacaatgcccgtgctcaccgtgcacgaatcgtcaatgcacacctccagcagcacaacatctatcgaatgccatggccagcaatgagcccagacctttcccccattgaacacgtctgggacatgatatggagacgtgtgcgtcaacgtcaaagaccgccgaccacgttagcggaacttggtcaggcgctgcaagaggagtgAAACAGACTCCCTCAAATGGCCATTGAAAGACACATACGCAGTATGCCTcgtcgactgaatgaatgtctgacacatcatggcggtatcacccactactgataaaaaaaacccacgacaactttcaaatttcacttctgaccacaatcgtccttcaagatcttttgtggtcataaaacctactgtaatactgaactaccagttgtaatgtttgcccaattaattcactcttatcatataaacattccctacagctaatataccttacaattttggcaattgtaaattattagaattcccctacttttttgaagaatatatatatatatatatatatatatatatatatatatatatatatatgacggtGAACGCACTAAGCCATCAGGCATAAGGTTTGTAGGTACAGTACTGCATGGGTTTACAGcctgataccggctcccacccagagtgagttttaagcACTAACAGCTAACTACTGACATGAACAGACagtccaaatagctgaggtatgtgtccaggacagcgtgcttgaaccttaattggatataggcacgaaaataagttgaaacgaatgaatgaaaggTGAACGCATTAAATCTGTTCATAGATAACAAAATCAGAAGCAAAATACTGTATTTagaatatatacaaatgatTTATTATCTGTCAAGTGAATTCAAAGGAAGGAAACAACCAGTACATGcacttatattatattatttatatatttatatactcttcaaaaaaagaaacgcaaaagggtacaaatgggttataactccgattttatgtttcctaccggttcatgctttgtgaatataaggtcattgcatgtcccaaacacattcccacggttacattcgataaaacgcagctactgtacaataaagttccaaaatgtgaatattcgcaaaaacgcagccacgtgcaaaccatgtcaccactgcacgtgcgttgtctgcacgtgcaacatgaacaccgacagtataaaagtgcagggtgttcgcttgcctggcctctgtatctggccgacagttgacaatccaggacatgctaCGTCTCAGtaaaccgcagagaaacaatgccatcggccgactagacgcaggcgaatccagaacggccgttgccagggcattccatgtgtccccaagcaccatctccagacagtgggaccgttaccagcaacatggatcaacacgtgacctccctagatccggtcgaccacgggtcactacccccgggcaggaccgctacatccgggtacgccaccttcgggaacgattgactactgccacctccacagccgcagcaataccaggtttgcgcaggatatccgaccagaccgtacggaaccgcctacgtgaggtaggaattcgtgccagacgtccagttcgaggtgtcatcttaacaccacaacaccgtcgactccgactgcagtggtgccagattcatcgacaatggcctcaactgcgatggagacaggtgtggttcagtgacgagtcccgatttctgctccgacgtcatgatggaagatgtcgcgtgtataggcgtcgtggtgaacgttatgcggcaaactgcgtgcaggaagtggacagattcggcgggggtagtgtcatggtgtgggcagccatctcacacactggcagaactgacctggtccacgtgcagggcaacctgaatgcacagggctacattgaccagatcctccggccacacatcgttccagttatggccaacgccaacgcagtgttccaacattacaacgccaggcctcacacagcacgtctcacaacggctttcctacagaacaacaacattaatgtccttccttggccatcgatatcaccggatttgaacccaattgagaatctatgggacgagttggaccgacgcctccgacagcgacaaccacagccccagaccctgcccgagctggcagcagccttgcaggccgagtgggccaccatcccccgggacgtcatccgtactctggttgcttcaatgggcaggcggtgccaggcagttgtcaacacacgcggaggccacacccggtattgactccagatgaccttgaccttggtggtgtgtcctatcacttactcacaatggactagagtgaattgtgaacaatcctgcaacatttggtaattatcggactcaccattcaataattaaatcaattctccaaatgttacgacaatgtggttttgcgtttcttcttttgaagagtatatttcccTACTCCGGCGACGCAAATGATCACACagaatatcattttaaaatatttaacatcgcTTTTATAAACTCCCTTTGAATGGATGAAACTGTTAATAAAAATTCTTCTAACTTAGAAACCCTTTCTTCagattgattttgtttataaaaaataaaataataactatattgtaGGACACGTATCGTGAGCTCCCCGTTGCTATTACGGTTTGGTgctgttatgtacatgtattattgaaTTCGATTCACGTGACCTAGTAATACAAGTTGTAGGCCCTACTTTCGGCGTCCTTGTTGACAATCGCCATTTTTGTCAGTGCAGAAATAAGCTATGTATCTGAATACATCGGGTCTGTATAGCTTTGTTTACACTTGGGTTACAAGTACCGATATGTGCTAACTTTTCAAGCGAGTGATTAGTCAACAAATGAGAGTAGCAGTGTGGGGAGAATCATCCTTGTGACAAAATAGGTAGGTACCTGTATGTCACCAGATCGAGTATGCTATCTAAATTAAAGCTGCTATATcgaacatatttttattatttaagtgtTTAGatcataataatttataatgattTTTTAAGTTTGCGAGTTTCCTGGCGATGCAAGCagacatttaaagaaaataatacatgccaattcatcggccTCCTATTGACGCAAACTGTAACTACAGTTTGAGTCAGGCCACacgtgttatatatatatataaacaaaacaaacaaacaaaacagagttAACACTATAAGCAATTCTTCTTAGTCCCATATCATCAAACGTTCAGACTGGAATCCCAGTAGCTCGAACATAATTATGCTATCGCAGATTCTCCATGGAGCCGATTTGGTTTTCCTTCACTAGTTCATCTGAAGGCCTGACTGTTTTCCTCTTTTATAAACGGGGCAATGTTGCAAGTAATAATGCACAGTATGTGATAACATGTTCCACTGTGTCTTCTACTCTGGGCCTATTCTCAATCTTGTCATCATCACTTGGTCTTCTCTTGAAAGTTGGTTGTAGCTGTTTctgatggggcgggacgtacacATGAGATTCATCAACTTGCTTTCAAATCTACTTGTTAAGCaatatgatttgtttttagttaGAGCTTTAAgttaaattacatatttcaaTATGTTGTGTTGGACATAATGattcaaaatatttagcaaaaacaatattttaaagtattttactGCGAATATAAATTTTCTGTTGTCATTAGTTAAAGggagttttatttttgttatgttttgtttattaaatgacTATATGTAGAATACAGTAAAAGGTTTACATTAATTGACTTTCCTGAATTTCAGAGTGATCATGGCTGTTTGCAAACCCAGGGAGACAGTAGAGGTTGACAAGGACCACCTGTGTTGCTGCATATGCACCAATCTGCTCACAGTACCCAAGATGTTAGGCTGCGGCCACACGTTCTGCAGACAGTGTCTTCAGAACTACATAGAGCACCAGAAGGACGCCGTGCAGCGATGCGGTTTCGACTGTCCTCTGTGCAAACAGTTTACTACAATACCAAACCCAGTTGCTGGATGGGCAGACCAGTTTACGACAGACTTCCGGATTCAAGCCATCATTGGCAATCCGCCTGACTCCGCtaacagtcgtggtgaactAATTCTATATTAATCGCAAAACGTTTGGTTctgtatttttaactttaagttAATTACAGAGATGCTTTTGAGTATATAGAACATAAAATTTAGCAACTTCATTGCAAACTCATTATATTCAGTGTATATTTTTTCACAGTGAGATCACCAGAAAAGTTAATAGCTtgtattaaaggcgcagaccctagttttaactcgtcaaaatggacactaagtttagttcatctacagacctgtaacacatttggataaagttacaacagagtgaaggaagagtctgtgacattaaaaccgGGAAATATACTTAAAagtagactagaactcgaatcaataaccgatacttcttagacgcacgtgcgtttttaaaaatatgaaaaatgcattttgtggtattagaaacaacaggatgatcagaaacgatttggttctacggaaatgcataatctaaacaataaaatacaagtaatgtttgatttcagtgatcataaactgctctaatattgaaaaatatgctgtagtgtttaaaaactagggtctgtcccattaatataatgaattaaaatatatatatatatattaaactaaaaaagctatactattttttttttctttttatacttgTTAACGttctataaaaataataattgtactgtaactattttctttttctgttatGATGATATCAATGACTGTCGATGAATGTATTCTTTTGAACTTGTCTAAAGTTATTTCTAAGGGCAAAAACTAAATGTTAGTTCTGTTGAAGCTGGCTACAGCGGATATTACCCTTCCCCTGTTATATACGGTCGCATATACCTTTGCACCCAATTCTGTAATCACGCTGGATGAAAAGAATGATACATTTTTCACTAAATCATTGTAAAGATTGAAAAGTTCAAAGTAGAcccaaacaatttataataataatatatttttgggttTGTTAAGGATTATTTTGTGGATGtgatttaaacatgttttattttattcaacatGCACATTTATAGAGACGTATATTTTTCAGATATTGCAGAAGATTCAACCAGTTTAAAAATGAGAAATGCTGCAGCAGAGAAACAAAAGTTCACCCTAAAGAACACTGTTAGAATTAAGGCTAATGGAGATCAACTTAAACCATGTTTCACCGATGTAATTGTCCTGTACCAGGAAGGCAGAGAGGTCATCGTTATTTGtgataacaataatgtatgtgtGAAGGCATTTTACTTCGATTCACATAAAGATATGGAGTTAACTAGTAAACTAGTAATTAATGAAACTAATTACCGTTCTAATAAATTAGCAAAAATAAACGAAACCCAAATTGTTATTTCCTGTTTTCAAagcacaaatatatacattataaacgTTAATAATGGTTTCAGTATCCATGCGACGATAGACACTGGGGTGTTGAATCGAAGTATTGCAGTTATCAGGAACCAAAGCCAGTCTGCACCCGACATTCGACTGGTAATTGGCTTTGAAAGAGAATTGTCGATTATTGATATGGGCGGCGTGATCATCAAAAGGATGGATGTCGACATTTGTggtaaaacatacatacaacagcctttttTCCTAGCAGTAACACCTGCTGGCAATATACTTGTTTCAGACAAAGACAACTGTCTGCTTTGTATATCCCCAAAAAGGGAAGTGTTGTGGAAATATCCAACACAACATCCAACTGGCGTGGATTGTGATGCAAAAGGTAACATATACCTTGCAACAGGCCGTGAAAACAAGGTAGTTCTCCTGTCACCCGATGGAGAGTTCCTCAAAGACGTACTGACGGATAATGACAACATGGAAGAACCGTATGGAGTTTACTTCGACCGCGTGAAAGAACGATTATACATAGCAGAGATCGGCGGTTTGATAAAGGTGTTTGAACTTCAGTGACAAATTAAAGTGACGGATCCTAATTTTTAACACTACATGGCGTATCTTTCAATATTGGAGCCGGTTTTGATAATTGAGTTAACATTACTTTGATtgtgttgtttagattatccatttccatgcATACacaatgtttctggtcatcctgatgtttctaatgccacgacatgcatttttaatatagaaaaacGCACGTACTTCCAAGAGGTTATGGATATGAACTgtaatctttaaaacaaaacaaaaattcactGTTTCATCGTCACAAACTCTTGAAAACTTTAaacttgtaactttattcaaacgtattgcaggtttgtagattaaccaaacttaagtGTCCAGTTTAGcggattgaaactagggtctgcgactttaacaaTGAATATTTCTGACGATGAAGTATTACGGGGTCGTTATTAGAAAGTGCCAATCAATCAGACGTCGTAAGCGGGAGGCGTGCATGAAGGCAGGGTTGTGAAGATAATTCATTACCACCTCCCGCCTTTGATACATTACTGACCCTCTAATTGATgccatcttccgacgcctatatTATGTCAATGAATACAAATTCAGTGAAAACGTTAACATCCCACATTTAATAACAGTTACTTTACGTACGATGATTTCGTCATTTCGTGATATCAGTTTCATATTATATCAGTGGTTAACAATATACCAACAATGTACTCGTTAGGTATTCTGTGTCCATCTTTGTGTAATTACATTTCGTTCAATTGATTTGCTAGACTATGCAAATAACCAAAGAACGCAATTTGTTTACTTTCTTATATGGGTAAGTTATTGCTTGTTTATTATGTTCAGTGAAATTTGcccattgataaaaaaaaaaaatttgaggaTATATCtcgaaaagaaaagtaaaaaaaaatgactgtagcaaatatttttctgcattacCAGTAGGGTAGAGATCAAGACATATAAAACCTATACTATACTTTTGGTTGCGATGAGAGTAGACGTGGTTAGCTGCGCTCTtgacttaccccccccccccacctggggggactgctcgccagtccccccaaaaaactgagtgagtatcgcgtcacgcacaccgggtcacgggcttccgtgaccttggtgtacggggacgcgATCTCACCGACAAGGAATCGgaagtggaggaagaggaaacctgcggCACGGGGGGATctaagctggcggctcaaccgccagtggcggtcccttctgcgacgccgcccccagtCCAACCTGAGACGACGCGACCAGCCCCAAGGGAACCGTCGGCCACCGAACTGGACGAGCTCAACACTGCGATGTGTGAGACGCCCAACGACCCTCCATTACCGACCGTCACATGGCCCAGGAAGAAAGAAGACTGGCCGGTATCTCCGGTACAGCCAGTCGCCTCGCCATCGGCCCGATCGACCACCGTTGGAGAAAaaaggaaggcaacatcacccACCGACCGGCCAGCCAAGGCCGAGAGACCAGCCCCGGTAGTCGCTCCCCCTGAAGAGTCCGAATGGACCGTCGCTGTGAACGGACTGAATAAACAACTTCaccagtacatgcagggggacacgactGACCCGACGCAGCTACGAGGCAGCCACCTCAACACAGACTGGAGATccctggaggacggcagcaaATACGAACTCCACAACAAGATGTTTGGAACTCGTGACACCGTAGTCGTGATGCACCAGAGGGACAAGACCTACCGCCAAGTCATACTTCCGGCCAAGTTGGACAACAAGAACATCCACAAGATGATCCgggcggtctgcggccccgactacggtGCTGTAGTGCGTACTTT
The nucleotide sequence above comes from Gigantopelta aegis isolate Gae_Host unplaced genomic scaffold, Gae_host_genome ctg5528_pilon_pilon:::debris, whole genome shotgun sequence. Encoded proteins:
- the LOC121366390 gene encoding uncharacterized protein LOC121366390; protein product: MAVCKPRETVEVDKDHLCCCICTNLLTVPKMLGCGHTFCRQCLQNYIEHQKDAVQRCGFDCPLCKQFTTIPNPVAGWADQFTTDFRIQAIIGNPPDSANSRDIAEDSTSLKMRNAAAEKQKFTLKNTVRIKANGDQLKPCFTDVIVLYQEGREVIVICDNNNVCVKAFYFDSHKDMELTSKLVINETNYRSNKLAKINETQIVISCFQSTNIYIINVNNGFSIHATIDTGVLNRSIAVIRNQSQSAPDIRLVIGFERELSIIDMGGVIIKRMDVDICGKTYIQQPFFLAVTPAGNILVSDKDNCLLCISPKREVLWKYPTQHPTGVDCDAKGNIYLATGRENKVVLLSPDGEFLKDVLTDNDNMEEPYGVYFDRVKERLYIAEIGGLIKVFELQ